In Streptomyces puniciscabiei, a single genomic region encodes these proteins:
- a CDS encoding undecaprenyl-diphosphate phosphatase, with protein MSVLTYPEAVGVGLLQGVTELFPVSSLGHSILIPALLGGHWKHDLDVSADGSLYLNELVGLHLATALALVVYFWRDWVRVIRGLATSVTQRRIETVDQRLAWLIVSACIPVAVAGVALDKVFRTTLGKPVPTAIFLALNGIVLFVTEQLRRGGSGRRRAGAVTAPGEEHLSAEEQSDLRITRMTIRQAVTIGAAQILALLPGISRSGSTISAGIFKGLGHEDSARFAFLLATPVIGGAALLKLPPLLGAQGDGLRGPLLAGSVAAFVAAYLATRYLVRYFENRTLIPFAIYCSVAGLGSLAYFTLA; from the coding sequence ATGTCCGTTCTGACCTACCCCGAAGCCGTGGGCGTCGGCCTGCTGCAAGGCGTCACCGAGCTGTTCCCCGTCTCCAGCCTGGGGCACAGCATCCTGATCCCGGCGCTGCTGGGCGGGCACTGGAAACACGACCTGGACGTCTCCGCCGACGGCTCCCTCTATCTCAACGAGCTGGTCGGCCTCCACCTGGCCACCGCGCTCGCGCTCGTCGTCTACTTCTGGCGGGACTGGGTCCGGGTGATCCGGGGCCTTGCGACGTCGGTCACCCAGCGCCGGATCGAGACCGTGGACCAGCGGCTCGCCTGGCTGATCGTCAGCGCGTGCATTCCGGTCGCGGTCGCCGGCGTCGCGCTCGACAAGGTGTTCCGCACGACGCTCGGGAAGCCCGTCCCGACCGCGATCTTCCTGGCGCTCAACGGCATCGTGCTCTTCGTCACCGAGCAGCTGCGGCGCGGCGGCAGCGGCCGCAGGCGGGCCGGGGCCGTGACCGCCCCCGGGGAGGAGCATCTGTCGGCGGAGGAGCAGTCGGACCTGCGGATAACCCGGATGACGATCCGGCAGGCCGTGACGATCGGTGCGGCCCAGATCCTCGCCCTCTTGCCTGGCATCAGCCGATCCGGATCCACGATCAGCGCGGGGATCTTCAAGGGCCTGGGCCACGAGGACTCCGCCCGCTTCGCCTTCCTGCTCGCCACGCCGGTGATCGGCGGAGCCGCACTGCTCAAGCTGCCCCCGCTGCTCGGCGCCCAGGGCGACGGCCTGCGCGGTCCGTTGCTGGCGGGCAGCGTCGCCGCCTTCGTGGCGGCCTACCTCGCCACCCGCTACCTCGTCCGCTACTTCGAGAACCGCACTCTCATCCCGTTCGCCATCTACTGCTCGGTGGCGGGCCTGGGCAGCCTCGCGTACTTCACGTTGGCGTAA